The proteins below come from a single Mya arenaria isolate MELC-2E11 chromosome 8, ASM2691426v1 genomic window:
- the LOC128242521 gene encoding uncharacterized protein LOC128242521 has translation MPKVEFEKLLDKRNPEIGYASNLARLYDEGDDIEEHTTTLKHKHNETGELSKRKLFKEKDKSYREKVPFTFKRSVKALVLHVKNILQQLSEKRGPVEKFVIGKTHARKLKKVPFDPFKFNTWRLADGVNGRWKTSYEKEGYDGLIVLCAITKDLLPKADPINKPQLRLALSASASLQETDDSEDEVECELYHQQHYILALEQQLIHYFAYVEQDPRLGNLSVSTGNMERQNAVAGVLYVAFKLKGLQEE, from the coding sequence ATGCCTAAAGTTGAGTTTGAAAAGCTCTTGGACAAACGGAATCCGGAAATAGGATATGCTTCAAATTTGGCACGATTATACGATGAGGGCGACGATATTGAAGAACACACGACAActttgaaacataaacataacgAAACTGGTGAACTGTctaaaagaaaactatttaagGAAAAGGATAAAAGCTACCGGGAAAAAGTAccatttacttttaaaagatCGGTTAAGGCACTCGTCCTACACgtgaaaaatattcttcaacaaCTTTCTGAAAAGAGGGGGCCCGTTGAAAAGTTTGTAATTGGTAAAACACACGCCAGAAAACTGAAAAAGGTTCCGTTTGATCCGTTCAAATTTAACACATGGCGACTTGCTGATGGCGTCAACGGACGATGGAAGACTTCCTACGAAAAGGAAGGATACGACGGTTTGATTGTTCTTTGTGCGATAACAAAGGACCTCCTCCCAAAAGCTGATCCCATTAACAAGCCTCAGTTGCGTCTCGCTTTGTCTGCATCTGCGTCCCTCCAGGAAACAGACGACAGCGAGGATGAAGTTGAATGCGAGCTCTACCACCAGCAGCACTATATTCTCGCCCTTGAACAGCAGCTCATCCACTATTTCGCCTATGTGGAGCAGGATCCACGCCTGGGAAACCTGTCCGTGTCCACCGGAAATATGGAGCGACAAAACGCTGTCGCTGGTGTCCTTTATGTCGCATTCAAACTTAAAGGTTTGCAAGAAGAATAA
- the LOC128244373 gene encoding uncharacterized protein LOC128244373, translating to MCCFFRAKVDYIHRSLTITSSGRRQLLKMDRDPDHKAWMSLRLSRVLDDIGVNRRVVKKRRETFLLREAVETLKNKIQGLNETCFHLGSQSEGSTTGMNSDIDMLTCYDNTNIKSDWQDWEAGMENFLMVKEEITPPQHYWLQWIRPDSPEPVRYNGVEQCVPYVDGRIFRSNKTWQNYWKPRLGNDLVCSGPAISFSVKWDFVSAFKCKVLPHEVDLWFHRPRRGHWPTPVMMQAAKECFCFLVPDGHFESLNENIEWRISPSQIERILVFSFTTVQLKCYDVTFTDVR from the exons atgtgttgttttttcagggCCAAGGTCGATTATATCCACAGGAGTTTGACTATAACAAGTAGTGGTCGCAGGCAACTTTTAAAG ATGGACCGGGATCCTGACCATAAAGCCTGGATGTCTCTGCGCCTGTCCCGAGTACTGGACGATATTGGAGTAAACCGCCGTGTGGTGAAAAAAAGGCGAGAAACCTTCCTGCTGAGAGAAGCGGTAGAGACTCTCAAGAACAAAATACAGGGTTTAAACGAAACGTGTTTCCATTTAGGCAGCCAGTCAGAGGGATCTACAACAGGGATGAATTCAGATATTGATATGCTTACATGCTATGATAACACCAACATCAAGTCTGACTGGCAAGACTGGGAGGCCGGGATGGAGAACTTTCTAATGGTAAAGGAGGAGATAACTCCGCCACAACACTACTGGTTACAGTGGATTAGGCCAGACTCTCCAGAACCTGTCAGATATAACGGAGTGGAACAGTGTGTGCCGTATGTAGATGGTCGGATATTTAGAAGTAATAAAACGTGGCAAAATTATTGGAAACCAagattaggaaatgatttagtTTGTAGCGGTCCTGCAATAAGTTTCTCTGTAAAGTGGGACTTTGTCTCagcttttaaatgtaaagttcTCCCACATGAAGTTGACCTGTGGTTTCACCGTCCAAGACGTGGACATTGGCCAACACCGGTAATGATGCAGGCTGCAAAGGAGTGCTTTTGTTTCCTTGTTCCTGATGGACACTTTGAGAGTTTAAACGAAAATATAGAATGGCGAATATCACCAAGCCAAATAGAAAGGATTCTTGTTTTTAGCTTTACTACAGTGCAGTTAAAATGCTACGACGTAACGTTCACTG ATGTCCGCTAA
- the LOC128244374 gene encoding uncharacterized protein LOC128244374, which translates to MEQYLCHQSKLTSFHCKTVMFFTMERLSPAVWREDRLIECIGYCLQTLELFFMRGFCPHYIIPEVNLFEGKITRRYQLILIEKIKEFLYNNLSMLYDLQIDSLGQRVQNPTSDMLEPRSTLFRAINNVLASDLIETVSWRTLSIAKELNPVKFRRLPTALSLIEDDNIFPILSRYERWAFSKLKPHIQSLIALVASSFFYRTWTSIYTRNISSLCKLKVASMFYCMGDLRRAADVLNDVERRYDDDVHAVCSCVRKYEGQEPHELISESTMNDWNYDTVIRKVALCVRFTRLEAFCVPPILLYEMNRAMNDDVQYRKGSEHLWMDMAVVDSRPYLFYLHYITYGKLGLRLRQRQALRNIINCFRNINIVRTMQHAETAENLLGHCWEMEGKLLMALRHYMNSVKNVPRNNAANWHIRRLKAMFKH; encoded by the exons atggAACAATATTTATGTCACCAAAGTAAATTAACTTCGTTCCATTGCAAGACTGTCATGTTCTTTACCATGGAAAGATTATCACCAGCGGTATGGAGAGAAGATCGGCTCATAGAATGCATAGGATATTGTTTGCAAACACTAGAATTGTTCTTCATGAGAGGTTTTTGTCCACACTATATCATTCCTGAAGTGAACCTTTTCGAAGGTAAAATCACTCGTCGCTACCAGTTGATATTAATAGAGAAGATAAAAGAGTTCTTGTATAACAATTTATCGATGCTATACGATTTGCAGATTGATAGTTTAGGACAAAGGGTCCAAAACCCTACAAGCGACATGTTGGAGCCCCGATCGACATTATTCAGGGCgattaataatgttttagctAGCGACTTAATAGAAACTGTTAGTTGGAGAACCTTATCAATCGCAAAAGAGTTAAATCCTGTAAAGTTTCGACGATTGCCGACTGCTTTATCTTTAATTGAGGATGACAATATTTTCCCTATACTATCTCGCTATGAACGATGGGCATTTTCAAAGCTAAAGCCGCACATTCAATCATTGATCGCATTGGTTGCCTCGTCTTTTTTTTATAGAACTTGGACTTCAATTTACACCAGAAATATTTCATCTCTATG TAAACTGAAAGTAGCGTCCATGTTCTATTGCATGGGAGATCTACGTAGAGCCGCAGACGTGCTGAATGATGTTGAACGCAGATATGACGATGATGTGCATGCTGTATGTTCGTGTGTAAGGAAGTATGAAGGTCAAGAACCACACGAGTTAATAAGTGAAAGTACAATGAACGATTGGAACTATGATACTGTCATACGTAAAGTTGCTCTCTGCGTTCGGTTTACCCGCTTAGAAGCTTTCTGTGTACCACCAATTTTGTTATATGAAATGAACAGGGCGATGAATGACGACGTTCAATATAGAAAGGGAAGTGAACActtgtggatggacatggcCGTAGTAGATTCTCGACCATACCTCTTCTATCTGCATTATATCACGTACGGGAAACTGGGTCTTCGCCTCCGACAGAGGCAGGCACTTCGTAatataataaactgttttaGAAACATAAACATTGTACGTACAATGCAGCATGCTGAGACTGCTGAAAACTTACTTGGCCACTGCTGGGAGATGGAGGGAAAGCTGCTCATGGCGCTAAGACACTACATGAATTCAGTGAAAAATGTACCGCGAAATAATGCTGCCAACTGGCATATCAGGAGACTGAAGGcaatgtttaaacattga